The Sesamum indicum cultivar Zhongzhi No. 13 linkage group LG6, S_indicum_v1.0, whole genome shotgun sequence genome has a segment encoding these proteins:
- the LOC105163574 gene encoding origin of replication complex subunit 1A: MIETPKMKKSNRTPKKKQPISSPDGVIEPPTPQTSTPTTNLRRSLRLTSASPQPSSAPSPLKSSPHSCRKTLKSYKNAAPHSPATISITPASPQPTESRKKRKTQDKEAASIEKRRVLRSDKCTSASNKGKKRVYYKKVIYDGGEFSAGDDVYVKRREDGSSDDEDPEVEECRVCFKPAGKRIMIECDDCLNGFHLTCLKPPLKEVPEGDWICNYCEARRSGKLLEFPEPPKGKKRARTAREKLLSSDLWAVRIESLWKEVDGSYWCRARWYIIPEETAVGRQPHNLRRELYRTNDFADIEMESIIRHCYVMSPKEFSKAVNDGDDVFLCEYEYDIQWHSFKRIAEIDETEDDGEGADTDDDWNSCDESDAVSEEDIEYDDESKINLLCRTSPAHPVAANSRKGRIFGLQRIGARKIPEHVRCHKQTDLERAKATLLLATLPKSLPCRDKEMDEITTFIKGAICDEQCLGRCLYIHGVPGTGKTMSVLAVMRNLKSEVDAGSIRPYCFVEINGLKLASPENIYTVIYEGLSGHRVGWKKALHFLNERFSDENKSGKDTRPCILLIDELDLLVTRNQSVLYNILDWPNKPNSKLIVIGIANTMDLPEKLLPRISSRMGIQRLCFGPYNYQQLQEIILSRLKGIDAFEKLAIEFASRKVAAVSGDARRALEICRRAAELADYRAKKSPLSSTDSTGKMVGMADVESAIKEMFQAPHIQVIRSSSKLSKIFLAAMVHELYKTGMAETTFEKLAMTVSCFCSSNGEMVPGYDTLLKVGCKLGECRILLCEAGTRHKLQKLQLNYPSDDVTFALKDSKDLPWLAKYL, translated from the exons TCCTGTAGGAAGACATTGAAAAGTTACAAGAATGCGGCCCCCCATTCACCTGCCACCATTTCAATAACCCCTGCATCTCCACAGCCCACTGAATccagaaagaagagaaaaactCAAGACAAAGAAGCTGCAAGTATCGAGAAAAGAAGGGTCTTGAGAAGTGATAAATGTACTAGTGCTAGCAATAAAGGTAAGAAAAGAGTGTATTACAAAAAGGTGATTTATGATGGAGGCGAGTTTTCAGCAGGGGACGATGTTTATGTAAAGAGGAGGGAGGACGGTAGCTCAGACGATGAGGATCCTGAGGTAGAGGAATGCAGAGTGTGCTTTAAGCCTGCGGGAAAGCGAATTATGATTGAGTGCGATGATTGTTTGAATGGGTTTCATTTGACGTGCTTGAAGCCGCCATTGAAGGAGGTTCCTGAAGGAGATTggatttgtaattattgtgaGGCCAGGAGATCTGGAAAATTATTGGAATTTCCGGAGCCACCAAAGGGGAAGAAGAGGGCTAGGACTGCTAGGGAAAAGTTGCTTTCAAGCGATTTGTGGGCAGTTCGTATTGAAAG TTTATGGAAAGAAGTGGATGGTTCTTATTGGTGCCGGGCTCGGTGGTATATTATTCCAGAGGAAACTGCTGTGGGGAGACAGCCTCATAATTTGAGGAGGGAGCTGTATCGAACTAATGATTTTGCTGACATTGAG ATGGAGTCAATTATTAGGCATTGCTATGTTATGAGCCCAAAAGAATTCTCCAAAGCTGTCAATGATGGAGATGATGTGTTTCTCTGTGAATATGAGTATGACATACAGTGGCATAGTTTCAAACGCATTGCGGAGATTGACGAAACTGAAGAT GATGGTGAAGGAGCTGACACTGACGATGATTGGAATTCGTGTGATGAGTCAGATGCTGTCTCAGAAGAAGACATAGAATATGACGATGAGagcaaaatcaatttattgtgTCGAACATCTCCAGCTCACCCTGTAGCTGCA AACTCACGCAAGGGACGGATATTTGGACTGCAACGTATTGGGGCAAGGAAAATACCAGAACATGTTCGATGTCACAAGCAGACTGACCTGGAAAGGGCGAAAGCAACACTTCTGCTTGCAACGTTGCCCAAGTCTCTACCTTGTAGGGATAA GGAAATGGATGAGATAACCACATTCATCAAAGGTGCCATATGTGATGAGCAATGCCTGGGAAGATGCCTCTACATTCATGGTGTCCCTGGTACTGGCAAG ACAATGAGTGTACTTGCTGTGATGAGGAATCTGAAGTCTGAGGTTGATGCAGGAAGCATAAGGCCTTACTGCTTCGTGGAGATTAATGGTCTCAAACTGGCTTCACCAGAGAACATATATACT GTGATCTATGAAGGATTAAGTGGCCATAGAGTTGGTTGGAAAAAGGCCCTCCATTTCTTGAATGAGCGATTTtcagatgaaaataaaagcgGGAAAGATACAAGACCTTGTATTCTTCTCATTGATGAACTTGATCTTCTAGTAACCAGAAATCAGTCG GTTTTATACAATATTCTAGATTGGCCTAATAAGCCAAATTCCAAACTGATTGTGATAG GAATAGCAAACACTATGGATCTTCCGGAGAAGTTGCTGCCGCGCATTTCTAGTCGTATGGGCATACAGAGGCTTTGCTTTGGTCCATATAACTATCAGCAActtcaagaaataattttgagtCGTCTAAAAGGAATTGATGCTTTTGAAAAGCTTGCAATTGAATTTGCTTCAAGGAAG GTGGCTGCCGTTTCTGGAGATGCTCGTCGGGCATTAGAGATTTGTAGGAGAGCTGCAGAACTTGCAGATTACCGTGCTAAAAAATCTCCACTTTCTAGCACAGACTCTACAG GGAAAATGGTAGGAATGGCAGATGTTGAATCAGCAATAAAAGAGATGTTTCAGGCGCCACATATCCAA GTGATAAGAAGTTCTTCTAAACTGAGTAAAATCTTCTTGGCTGCTATGGTACATGAACTTTATAAAACAGGAATGGCtgagacaacttttgaaaag CTGGCAATGACAGTCTCCTGTTTCTGCTCTAGTAATGGAGAAATGGTTCCAGGGTATGACACGCTCCTGAAAGTCGG ATGCAAGCTTGGGGAATGCAGAATATTATTGTGTGAGGCTGGCACAAGGCacaaattgcagaaattgcaGCTCAACTATCCCAG TGATGATGTTACTTTTGCGCTGAAAGACAGCAAGGACCTTCCCTGGCTGGCCAAGTATCTCTAA